A genomic window from Serratia liquefaciens includes:
- the yihA gene encoding ribosome biogenesis GTP-binding protein YihA/YsxC, whose translation MTSKNYNYHVTHFVTSAPDIRHLPGDEGIEVAFAGRSNAGKSSALNTLTNQKGLARTSKTPGRTQLINLFEVEEGIRLVDLPGYGYAEVPEEMKRKWQRALGEYLQMRNCLKGLVVLMDIRHPLKDLDQQMIQWAVDVGTPVLVLLTKADKLASGARKAQLNMVREAVVPFMGDIQVEAFSSPKKIGVDKLSQKLNTWFNEIPPEVLPEDDDTAGE comes from the coding sequence TTGACCAGCAAGAATTACAATTATCATGTGACCCATTTCGTCACCAGTGCGCCCGATATTCGCCATCTGCCGGGGGATGAAGGTATTGAAGTTGCGTTCGCCGGTCGTTCTAATGCCGGTAAGTCCAGTGCGTTAAATACCCTGACCAATCAAAAAGGCCTGGCACGTACCAGTAAAACGCCGGGGCGCACCCAGCTCATCAACCTGTTTGAAGTGGAAGAAGGCATTCGCCTGGTCGACCTGCCGGGTTATGGTTACGCCGAAGTGCCTGAAGAGATGAAACGCAAATGGCAGCGAGCGCTGGGTGAATACCTGCAAATGCGCAACTGCCTGAAAGGCCTGGTGGTGCTGATGGACATCCGCCATCCGTTGAAAGATCTCGACCAGCAGATGATCCAATGGGCTGTCGATGTCGGCACGCCAGTTCTGGTTCTGCTGACCAAAGCGGACAAACTGGCATCTGGCGCGCGTAAAGCGCAACTGAATATGGTGCGTGAAGCGGTAGTGCCGTTTATGGGCGATATCCAGGTGGAAGCCTTCTCTTCACCGAAAAAAATCGGCGTCGACAAACTGAGCCAAAAACTGAATACCTGGTTTAACGAGATCCCACCGGAAGTGCTGCCGGAAGATGACGACACTGCCGGCGAATAA
- the yihX gene encoding glucose-1-phosphatase, with the protein MLYIFDLGNVIVDIDFKRVLGVWSSLSGTPLAVLSERFAMGELFQQHERGEISDEDFAERLSAEMGIALSFEQFATGWQAVFVALRPEVIDIMKRLRSEGHRVVVLSNTNRLHCNYWPQHYPQVAEAADHLYLSQDLGMRKPDANIYLHVLDAENTSPDDAVFFDDHPDNVAAAQALGIKTVHVTDRDVVPAYFAQ; encoded by the coding sequence ATGCTGTATATCTTTGATTTAGGTAATGTGATCGTCGATATCGATTTCAAACGTGTACTGGGTGTATGGAGCAGTTTGAGCGGTACGCCACTGGCGGTCTTGTCCGAACGTTTTGCCATGGGCGAGTTGTTTCAGCAGCACGAGCGCGGTGAAATCAGCGATGAAGACTTTGCCGAACGGCTGAGCGCCGAAATGGGGATTGCCCTCAGTTTCGAGCAGTTCGCTACCGGTTGGCAGGCGGTGTTTGTCGCCCTGCGCCCAGAAGTGATCGACATCATGAAGCGCCTGCGCAGTGAAGGTCACCGGGTGGTGGTGTTATCGAACACCAACCGTTTGCACTGCAATTACTGGCCGCAGCACTATCCGCAGGTGGCCGAAGCCGCCGATCATCTTTATTTGTCGCAGGATCTTGGCATGCGCAAGCCGGACGCCAACATTTATCTGCACGTACTGGATGCAGAAAATACCTCGCCGGACGACGCGGTGTTCTTTGACGATCACCCGGATAACGTCGCCGCCGCACAGGCGCTCGGCATCAAAACTGTTCACGTGACCGACCGCGACGTAGTACCGGCTTATTTTGCCCAATGA
- the hemN gene encoding oxygen-independent coproporphyrinogen III oxidase, with amino-acid sequence MSEQAIVWDLALIQKYNYSGPRYTSYPTALEFNQSYDEAAFQRAATRYPERPLSLYVHIPFCHKLCYFCGCNKLVTRQTHKADEYLAVLAKEIAQRAPLFAGRKVGQMHWGGGTPTYLSKTQISQLVAMLRQHFDFLPDAEMSIEVDPREIELDVLDHLRSEGFNRLSMGVQDFNKEVQRLVNREQDEAFIFALIARAKALGFNSTNIDLIYGLPKQTPESFAYTLQRVAALNPDRLSVFNYAHMPNLFAAQRKIKDADLPSAQQKLDILQHTIASLTESGYQFIGMDHFARPDDELAVAQREGKLHRNFQGYTTQGDSDLLGLGVSAISMLGDSYAQNQKELKVYYSSVEAQGHALWRGLAMTEDDCLRREVIKTLICNFKLDYQAIEHQFGIDFADYFAEDLQLLAPFERDGLVERDEQGIQVTPRGRLLIRNICMCFDIYLRQQARTQQFSRVI; translated from the coding sequence ATGTCAGAGCAGGCAATTGTCTGGGATCTGGCCCTGATCCAGAAATATAACTATTCAGGGCCGCGTTACACCTCATACCCCACAGCGCTGGAGTTCAACCAGAGCTACGACGAAGCGGCGTTTCAACGCGCCGCGACGCGTTATCCTGAGCGCCCTTTGTCGCTGTACGTGCATATCCCTTTCTGCCACAAGCTCTGCTATTTCTGTGGTTGCAACAAGCTGGTGACGCGTCAAACGCACAAGGCTGATGAATATCTGGCGGTGCTGGCAAAGGAAATCGCTCAGCGCGCGCCTTTGTTTGCCGGGCGTAAGGTCGGCCAGATGCACTGGGGCGGCGGTACGCCAACCTATCTGAGCAAGACACAAATCAGCCAGCTGGTAGCGATGCTGCGCCAACACTTTGATTTCCTCCCCGATGCCGAAATGTCGATCGAAGTCGATCCGCGTGAGATTGAGCTGGATGTGCTCGATCATTTACGCAGCGAAGGTTTTAATCGCCTGAGCATGGGGGTGCAGGACTTCAATAAAGAGGTGCAGCGGCTGGTGAACCGCGAGCAGGATGAAGCCTTTATCTTTGCCCTGATTGCCCGCGCTAAAGCGCTTGGTTTTAATTCCACCAATATCGACCTGATCTACGGCTTGCCAAAGCAAACACCAGAGAGCTTTGCTTACACCCTGCAGCGGGTGGCCGCGTTAAACCCGGATCGCCTGAGCGTATTTAACTATGCCCATATGCCGAATCTGTTTGCTGCCCAGCGCAAAATCAAAGACGCAGATCTGCCGAGCGCGCAGCAGAAACTGGATATCTTGCAGCACACCATAGCTTCCCTGACCGAATCGGGTTATCAGTTTATCGGTATGGATCATTTCGCACGACCGGACGATGAGTTGGCGGTGGCGCAGCGCGAAGGGAAACTTCACCGTAACTTCCAGGGGTACACCACCCAGGGCGATAGTGATTTGCTGGGACTGGGCGTCTCCGCCATCAGCATGCTGGGGGACAGCTATGCGCAGAACCAGAAAGAGCTGAAGGTTTATTACAGTAGCGTCGAAGCACAAGGTCATGCACTGTGGCGTGGCCTGGCGATGACTGAAGACGACTGCTTGCGGCGTGAGGTGATCAAAACGCTGATCTGCAACTTCAAACTGGACTATCAGGCCATAGAACATCAGTTCGGCATCGACTTTGCCGATTATTTTGCCGAGGATTTACAATTGCTGGCGCCGTTTGAACGTGATGGACTGGTGGAGCGTGACGAGCAGGGCATTCAGGTTACGCCGCGCGGCCGGTTACTGATCCGCAATATTTGCATGTGTTTTGATATCTACCTGCGTCAACAGGCCCGCACCCAGCAATTCTCTCGGGTTATTTGA
- the glnA gene encoding glutamate--ammonia ligase translates to MSAEHVLTMLNEHEVKFVDLRFTDTKGKEQHVTIPAHQVNADFFEEGKMFDGSSIGGWKGINESDMVLMPDASTAVLDPFFEESTLIIRCDILEPGTMQGYDRDPRSISKRAEDFLRSSGIADTVLFGPEPEFFLFDDIRFGSSIRGSHVAIDDIEGAWNSGTQYDGGNKGHRPAVKGGYFPVPPVDSSQDIRSTMCLTMEEMGLVVEAHHHEVATAGQNEVATRFNTMTKKADEIQIYKYVVHNVAHAFGKTATFMPKPMFGDNGSGMHCHMSLSKNGTNLFAGDKYGGLSETALFYIGGIIKHAKAINALANPTTNSYKRLVPGYEAPVMLAYSARNRSASIRIPVVASPKARRIEARFPDPAANPYLCFAALLMAGLDGVINKIHPGDAMDKNLYDLPPEEEAEIPKVAGSLDEALAALSEDREFLTRGGVFTDDAIDAYIDLRKEEMDRVRMTPHPVEFELYYSV, encoded by the coding sequence ATGTCCGCTGAACACGTTTTGACGATGCTGAATGAGCATGAAGTGAAATTCGTAGACCTGCGTTTCACTGACACCAAGGGTAAAGAACAACACGTCACCATCCCGGCTCATCAGGTAAATGCCGACTTCTTCGAAGAAGGTAAAATGTTTGACGGTTCCTCGATCGGCGGTTGGAAAGGCATCAACGAATCTGACATGGTGCTGATGCCAGACGCCAGCACTGCGGTACTGGATCCGTTCTTCGAAGAATCCACCCTGATCATTCGCTGCGACATCCTCGAGCCAGGCACCATGCAAGGCTACGATCGTGACCCACGCTCTATCTCCAAGCGTGCAGAAGATTTCCTGCGCTCTTCCGGCATCGCGGACACCGTCCTGTTCGGGCCAGAGCCAGAATTCTTCCTGTTCGACGACATTCGTTTCGGCAGCAGCATCCGCGGTTCCCACGTGGCCATCGACGATATCGAAGGCGCATGGAACTCCGGCACCCAATACGATGGCGGCAACAAAGGCCACCGTCCGGCAGTCAAAGGCGGTTACTTCCCGGTTCCTCCGGTCGATTCCTCACAGGACATCCGTTCTACCATGTGTCTGACCATGGAAGAAATGGGCCTGGTCGTTGAAGCGCACCACCACGAAGTGGCAACCGCAGGTCAGAACGAAGTGGCAACCCGCTTCAACACCATGACCAAGAAAGCCGACGAAATCCAAATCTACAAATACGTGGTCCACAACGTGGCTCACGCATTTGGCAAAACCGCGACCTTCATGCCGAAGCCAATGTTCGGTGATAACGGTTCCGGCATGCACTGCCACATGTCGCTGTCCAAGAACGGGACTAACCTGTTCGCCGGCGACAAATACGGCGGCCTGTCTGAGACTGCCCTGTTCTACATCGGCGGTATCATCAAGCACGCTAAAGCGATCAACGCCCTGGCCAACCCGACCACCAACTCTTACAAGCGTCTGGTCCCAGGCTACGAAGCTCCGGTCATGCTGGCTTATTCTGCCCGTAACCGTTCCGCTTCCATCCGTATCCCAGTGGTTGCCAGCCCGAAAGCGCGCCGTATCGAAGCCCGTTTCCCGGATCCAGCGGCTAACCCGTACCTGTGCTTCGCGGCCCTGCTGATGGCAGGCCTGGACGGTGTGATCAACAAAATCCACCCTGGCGATGCCATGGACAAAAACCTGTATGACCTGCCACCGGAAGAAGAAGCTGAAATTCCAAAAGTTGCAGGTTCCCTGGATGAAGCGCTGGCAGCACTGAGCGAAGACCGCGAGTTCCTGACCCGTGGCGGCGTATTCACCGACGACGCTATCGATGCTTACATCGATCTGCGCAAAGAAGAGATGGACCGCGTTCGCATGACGCCACACCCGGTTGAATTCGAACTGTACTACAGCGTTTAA
- the glnL gene encoding nitrogen regulation protein NR(II) gives MATGKLPDAGQILNSLINSILLLDDDLAIHYANPAAQQLLAQSSRKLFGTPLPDLLGYFSLNVDLMRESLHAGQGFTDNEVTLVVDGRAHILSLTAQALPDGYILIELAPMDNQRRLSQEQLQHAQQVAARDLVRGLAHEIKNPLGGLRGAAQLLAKALPDPSLTEYTKVIIEQADRLRNLVDRLLGPQRPGQHITQSIHQVAERVCQLVSLEKPDNVTLVRDYDPSLPEMAHDPDQIEQVLLNITRNALQALGETGGTITLRTRTAFQITLHGTRYRLAARIDVEDDGPGVPAQLQDTLFYPMVSGREGGTGLGLSIARNLIDQHCGKIEFNSWPGHTEFSVYLPIRQ, from the coding sequence ATGGCAACTGGCAAGCTGCCCGATGCTGGGCAGATCCTCAATTCTCTCATCAACAGCATCCTGCTGTTGGATGATGATCTGGCGATTCATTACGCCAATCCGGCAGCACAACAACTGCTGGCGCAAAGTTCTCGTAAACTTTTCGGTACACCCTTGCCCGATTTGCTCGGTTATTTCTCACTGAACGTCGATCTGATGCGTGAGAGCCTGCATGCCGGTCAGGGCTTTACCGATAACGAAGTGACCCTGGTGGTTGACGGGCGTGCGCATATCCTCTCCCTGACCGCACAGGCACTGCCTGATGGCTATATCCTGATCGAGCTGGCGCCCATGGATAACCAACGCCGCTTGAGCCAGGAACAACTTCAGCACGCCCAGCAAGTTGCGGCCCGCGATCTGGTCCGTGGCCTGGCGCATGAAATTAAAAACCCGCTTGGCGGACTGCGCGGCGCGGCACAGCTGCTGGCCAAGGCACTGCCCGATCCGTCGCTGACTGAATACACCAAGGTGATCATTGAGCAGGCCGACCGCTTGCGCAACCTGGTCGATCGCCTGCTCGGCCCGCAGCGGCCGGGCCAGCACATAACCCAAAGCATTCATCAGGTGGCAGAGCGAGTGTGCCAACTGGTGTCGCTGGAGAAGCCGGATAACGTGACGCTGGTGCGGGACTACGACCCGAGCCTGCCAGAGATGGCGCACGACCCGGATCAAATCGAACAGGTATTGCTGAACATTACCCGCAATGCACTGCAGGCGCTGGGAGAAACAGGCGGCACCATCACGCTGCGCACTCGCACCGCTTTCCAGATTACCCTGCACGGCACCCGCTACCGGTTAGCGGCACGTATCGACGTAGAAGATGACGGCCCCGGCGTGCCGGCGCAGTTGCAAGACACGCTGTTTTACCCGATGGTCAGCGGCCGCGAAGGCGGAACCGGCCTGGGATTATCCATCGCCCGTAATCTTATCGATCAGCATTGCGGAAAAATTGAATTTAACAGTTGGCCAGGACATACCGAATTCTCGGTTTACCTGCCTATTCGCCAGTGA
- the yihI gene encoding Der GTPase-activating protein YihI yields the protein MNQPSKAPRAPRSSAATSKTKKKSRVELDQEARERKRLKKRRGLASGSRTQVESANQKNKAGAQTKDPRIGSKVPVALVAEAKPKAKPQPKPKAEAKPRLSPEEELAKLENDERLDALLDRIDDGETLSAEDQAYVDQTLDRIDALMEQLGIELGDDEDDEEEEKKEDILKLLKGGNPKDVI from the coding sequence ATGAACCAGCCATCAAAAGCACCTCGCGCCCCACGCAGCAGCGCGGCGACGTCGAAAACCAAAAAGAAAAGCCGTGTGGAGCTCGATCAGGAAGCCCGTGAGCGCAAACGTCTGAAAAAGCGCCGTGGCCTTGCTTCCGGTTCTCGCACCCAGGTGGAGTCTGCCAATCAAAAGAACAAGGCCGGCGCACAGACCAAAGACCCGCGCATTGGCAGTAAAGTGCCGGTAGCATTGGTGGCTGAAGCCAAGCCAAAAGCCAAGCCGCAGCCTAAACCTAAGGCCGAAGCCAAACCGCGTCTGTCGCCGGAAGAAGAGTTGGCGAAGCTGGAAAATGATGAGCGTCTGGACGCACTGCTGGATCGTATTGACGACGGCGAGACGCTGAGCGCAGAAGATCAGGCTTATGTTGATCAGACTCTGGATCGTATCGATGCCCTGATGGAGCAACTGGGCATTGAGCTGGGCGACGATGAAGACGACGAAGAAGAAGAGAAAAAGGAAGATATCCTGAAACTGCTGAAAGGCGGTAACCCGAAAGACGTAATTTAA
- the typA gene encoding ribosome-dependent GTPase TypA produces the protein MIENLRNIAIIAHVDHGKTTLVDKLLQQSGTFGERVEATERVMDSNDLEKERGITILAKNTAINWKDYRINIVDTPGHADFGGEVERVMSMVDSVLLVVDAMDGPMPQTRFVTKKAFANGLKPIVVINKVDRPGARPDWVVDQVFDLFVNLDATDEQLDFPIIYASALMGIAGTDHNEMAEDMTPLYQAIVDHVSAPQVELEAPFQMQISQLDYNNYLGVIGIGRIKRGKVKPNQQVTIIDSEGKTRNGKVGKVLGHMGLERIESTLAEAGDIIAITGLGELNISDTICDTSAVEALPALSVDEPTVTMFFNVNTSPFCGKEGKFVTSRQILERLNKELVHNVALRVEETEDADAFRVSGRGELHLSVLIENMRREGFELAVSRPKVIFREIDGRKQEPFENVTLDIEEQHQGSVMQAMGERKADLKNMDPDGKGRVRLDYVIPSRGLIGFRNEFMTMTSGTGLLYSTFSHYDDVRPGEVGQRQNGVLISNGQGKAVAFALFGLQDRGKLFLGHGAEVYEGQIIGIHSRSNDLTVNCLTGKKLTNMRASGTDEATTLVPAIKMTLEQALEFIDDDELVEVTPTSIRIRKRHLTENDRKRASRGPKEA, from the coding sequence GTGATCGAAAATTTGCGTAACATCGCCATTATTGCCCACGTTGACCATGGTAAGACCACCCTGGTTGATAAGCTGCTGCAACAATCCGGTACTTTCGGAGAGCGTGTAGAAGCCACCGAACGCGTAATGGACTCCAACGATTTGGAGAAAGAGCGTGGGATTACCATCCTCGCAAAAAACACCGCCATTAATTGGAAAGACTACCGCATCAACATCGTGGATACCCCAGGACACGCCGACTTCGGCGGTGAGGTTGAGCGTGTGATGTCAATGGTTGACTCGGTGCTGCTGGTTGTGGATGCAATGGATGGCCCAATGCCGCAAACCCGCTTCGTGACCAAAAAAGCCTTCGCTAATGGTCTGAAGCCGATCGTGGTAATCAACAAGGTTGACCGTCCGGGCGCACGTCCTGATTGGGTTGTTGATCAGGTCTTCGACCTGTTCGTTAACCTCGACGCGACCGACGAGCAGCTCGACTTCCCAATCATCTATGCTTCTGCATTGATGGGGATCGCGGGTACTGACCACAACGAAATGGCGGAAGACATGACCCCGCTGTATCAAGCGATCGTAGACCACGTGTCTGCACCGCAGGTTGAGCTCGAAGCGCCATTCCAGATGCAAATCTCCCAGTTGGACTACAACAACTACCTGGGCGTGATCGGTATCGGCCGTATCAAGCGCGGTAAAGTGAAGCCAAACCAGCAGGTCACCATCATCGATAGCGAAGGTAAAACTCGCAACGGTAAAGTGGGCAAAGTGCTGGGCCACATGGGTCTGGAGCGTATCGAATCTACCCTGGCTGAAGCGGGCGACATCATCGCTATCACCGGTCTGGGCGAGCTGAACATTTCCGACACCATCTGTGACACCTCTGCAGTGGAAGCACTGCCGGCGCTGTCTGTAGATGAGCCAACCGTAACCATGTTCTTCAACGTCAACACCTCACCATTCTGCGGTAAAGAAGGTAAGTTTGTGACTTCGCGTCAAATCCTTGAGCGTCTGAACAAGGAACTGGTGCACAACGTGGCACTGCGCGTTGAAGAAACTGAAGATGCTGATGCATTCCGCGTATCTGGCCGTGGTGAACTTCACCTGTCGGTTCTGATCGAAAACATGCGTCGTGAAGGTTTCGAACTGGCGGTATCCCGTCCGAAAGTAATCTTCCGTGAAATCGATGGTCGTAAACAAGAGCCGTTCGAAAACGTGACCTTGGACATCGAAGAACAGCACCAGGGTTCCGTCATGCAAGCCATGGGTGAGCGTAAAGCTGACCTGAAAAACATGGATCCAGACGGTAAAGGCCGTGTGCGTCTCGACTACGTGATCCCAAGCCGCGGCTTGATTGGCTTCCGTAACGAGTTCATGACCATGACCTCCGGTACCGGTCTGCTGTACTCCACCTTCAGCCACTACGACGACGTGCGTCCGGGTGAAGTTGGCCAGCGCCAGAACGGCGTGCTGATCTCCAACGGTCAGGGTAAAGCGGTAGCGTTCGCCCTGTTCGGTCTGCAAGATCGCGGCAAGCTGTTCCTGGGTCACGGTGCGGAAGTGTATGAAGGCCAGATCATCGGTATTCACTCACGTTCCAACGACCTGACCGTCAACTGCCTGACCGGTAAGAAGCTGACCAACATGCGTGCTTCCGGTACTGACGAAGCCACTACCCTGGTTCCGGCTATCAAAATGACTCTGGAGCAAGCTCTGGAATTCATCGATGATGACGAACTGGTAGAAGTTACGCCAACCTCGATCCGTATCCGTAAGCGTCACCTGACGGAAAACGATCGTAAGCGTGCAAGCCGTGGTCCTAAAGAAGCTTAA
- a CDS encoding virulence factor BrkB family protein: MSFFRRKKLPASIKPSVTFLRLLIKRVDSDGLTMLAGHLAYVSLLSLVPLVTVVFALFAAFPMFSDISVQLKSFIFSNFMPAAGNVIQSYLEQFVANSNKMTAVGTCGLIVTALLLISSVDSVLNTIWRSKNQRPIVFSFAVYWMVLTLGPLLVGASMAISSYLLSLNWLAQTGVNSLVDQVLRIFPLILSWISFWLLYCIVPTVRVPPKDALIGALVAGLLFELGKKGFALYVTMFPSYQLIYGVLAVIPILFLWVYWSWCIVLLGAEITVTIGEYRDYRQQKAQQEQSSEGQL, translated from the coding sequence ATGTCGTTTTTCCGCCGCAAGAAGCTGCCCGCTTCGATCAAACCCAGCGTCACCTTTTTACGACTGCTGATTAAACGTGTCGACAGCGATGGCCTGACCATGTTGGCGGGCCATCTGGCCTATGTCTCACTGCTGTCACTGGTGCCCCTGGTGACCGTAGTGTTCGCGTTGTTTGCCGCGTTCCCGATGTTCTCCGACATCAGCGTTCAGCTGAAAAGCTTCATATTTTCCAATTTCATGCCGGCCGCCGGCAACGTGATCCAAAGTTATCTGGAGCAGTTTGTCGCCAACTCCAACAAGATGACCGCCGTCGGGACCTGCGGCCTGATAGTCACTGCGCTGTTGCTGATCTCGTCGGTGGACAGCGTGCTCAACACCATCTGGCGCAGCAAGAATCAGCGACCGATCGTGTTTTCATTCGCCGTTTACTGGATGGTGCTGACTCTGGGGCCGCTGCTGGTGGGCGCCAGCATGGCGATCAGTTCCTATCTGTTGTCACTTAACTGGCTGGCGCAGACCGGCGTCAACAGCCTGGTGGATCAGGTGCTGCGGATCTTCCCGCTGATCCTGTCGTGGATATCGTTCTGGCTGCTGTATTGCATCGTGCCGACGGTACGGGTGCCGCCCAAGGATGCGTTGATTGGTGCGCTGGTGGCCGGTTTGCTGTTTGAGCTGGGTAAGAAGGGGTTTGCGCTTTATGTCACCATGTTCCCTTCTTATCAGCTGATTTACGGCGTCTTGGCCGTGATCCCCATTTTATTCCTTTGGGTCTACTGGAGCTGGTGTATCGTGTTACTCGGCGCGGAAATCACGGTTACCATTGGGGAATACCGCGACTACCGACAGCAAAAGGCACAACAAGAACAGTCATCAGAAGGGCAGTTATGA
- the dtd gene encoding D-aminoacyl-tRNA deacylase, translating to MIALIQRVLNASVTVEGQTVGNIGPGLLVLLGVEQDDNEQKAVRLCERVLGYRIFGDENDKMNLNVQQAGGSLLVVSQFTLVADTQKGMRPSFSRGAVPQEADRLYQYFVGQCRERGIETQTGEFAADMKVALVNDGPVTFWLQV from the coding sequence ATGATTGCGTTAATTCAACGGGTATTAAATGCCAGCGTCACGGTGGAAGGCCAGACGGTAGGCAACATAGGTCCCGGTTTGTTAGTGTTATTGGGCGTGGAGCAGGACGATAACGAGCAAAAGGCCGTGCGCCTGTGTGAGCGCGTGCTGGGCTACCGCATCTTTGGCGATGAGAACGACAAAATGAATCTCAACGTCCAACAGGCAGGAGGCAGTTTGCTGGTGGTCTCGCAGTTCACGCTGGTGGCCGACACGCAAAAAGGTATGCGTCCAAGTTTCTCTCGCGGTGCGGTACCGCAGGAGGCCGATCGGTTATACCAATATTTTGTTGGCCAGTGCCGCGAACGCGGTATCGAAACCCAAACCGGTGAGTTTGCGGCCGACATGAAAGTCGCGCTGGTGAACGACGGGCCGGTGACGTTTTGGCTTCAAGTCTAA
- the glnG gene encoding nitrogen regulation protein NR(I) codes for MQRGIVWIVDDDSSIRWVLERALTGAGVSCVTFDSGNAVLEALATQTPDVLLSDIRMPGMDGLALLKQIKQRHPMLPVIIMTAHSDLDAAVSAYQQGAFDYLPKPFDIDEAVALVERAISHYQEQQQPARSQPANDPVADIIGEAPAMQDVFRIIGRLSRSSISVLINGESGTGKELVAHALHRHSPRAKSPFIALNMAAIPKDLIESELFGHEKGAFTGANQIRQGRFEQADGGTLFLDEIGDMPLDVQTRLLRVLADGQFYRVGGYAPVKVDVRIIAATHQNLELRVQEGKFREDLFHRLNVIRVHLPPLRERREDIPRLARYFLQVAAKELGVEAKNLHPETETALTRLPWPGNVRQLENTCRWLTVMAAGQEVLIQDLPSELFETSAPETPGHSLPDSWATLLAQWADRALRSGHQNLLSEAQPEMERTLLTTALRHTQGHKQEAARLLGWGRNTLTRKLKELGME; via the coding sequence ATGCAACGAGGGATAGTCTGGATCGTCGATGACGATAGCTCCATCCGCTGGGTGCTTGAACGCGCGCTCACTGGAGCCGGTGTGAGCTGCGTGACCTTCGACAGTGGCAATGCGGTGCTCGAAGCCCTGGCCACGCAAACTCCTGACGTGTTGCTGTCTGACATCCGCATGCCGGGTATGGATGGCCTTGCGTTGCTCAAGCAGATCAAACAGCGTCATCCGATGCTTCCGGTCATCATAATGACGGCGCATTCGGATCTCGACGCCGCCGTCAGCGCCTACCAGCAAGGGGCATTCGATTACCTGCCGAAACCCTTTGATATTGATGAAGCCGTGGCGCTGGTTGAACGCGCCATCAGCCATTATCAGGAACAGCAGCAGCCTGCGCGCAGCCAACCAGCCAACGATCCGGTGGCAGACATCATCGGTGAAGCCCCGGCGATGCAGGACGTGTTCCGCATCATCGGCCGCCTGTCGCGTTCGTCGATCAGCGTACTGATCAACGGCGAATCAGGTACCGGTAAAGAGCTGGTTGCCCATGCCCTGCACCGTCACAGCCCGCGCGCCAAATCGCCCTTTATTGCGCTGAATATGGCGGCGATCCCCAAAGACCTGATCGAGTCCGAACTGTTCGGGCATGAAAAAGGGGCCTTTACCGGCGCCAATCAGATCCGTCAGGGTCGCTTTGAGCAGGCCGACGGCGGGACCTTGTTCCTGGATGAAATCGGCGATATGCCGCTGGATGTGCAAACCCGCCTGCTGCGGGTGCTGGCAGATGGCCAGTTCTATCGGGTCGGTGGTTATGCCCCGGTGAAGGTGGACGTGCGCATCATCGCCGCCACCCACCAGAACCTGGAACTGCGGGTACAGGAAGGTAAATTCCGTGAGGATTTGTTCCATCGCCTGAACGTGATCCGCGTGCACCTTCCGCCGCTGCGTGAACGTCGTGAGGATATTCCGCGTCTGGCGCGTTACTTCCTGCAGGTGGCGGCAAAGGAGCTGGGTGTGGAAGCGAAGAACCTGCATCCGGAGACTGAAACTGCACTGACGCGCCTGCCATGGCCCGGTAACGTTCGCCAGTTGGAGAACACCTGCCGCTGGTTAACCGTGATGGCCGCCGGGCAGGAGGTGCTGATTCAGGATCTGCCGAGTGAGCTGTTTGAAACCTCTGCGCCAGAAACGCCCGGGCATAGCCTGCCGGACAGTTGGGCCACTCTGCTGGCACAGTGGGCAGACCGCGCGCTGCGTTCCGGTCATCAAAACCTGCTGTCGGAAGCGCAACCGGAGATGGAACGCACCTTGCTCACCACCGCACTGCGTCATACCCAAGGGCATAAGCAGGAAGCTGCCCGTTTGCTGGGCTGGGGGCGCAATACGTTAACGCGTAAGCTGAAAGAATTGGGAATGGAATAG
- a CDS encoding YshB family small membrane protein: MLDSLIAFISQGAELGSAASHTPQAAVAAVLCAALINFFS, from the coding sequence ATGCTGGATTCGTTAATCGCATTCATTTCTCAAGGCGCAGAACTGGGTTCTGCCGCCAGCCACACGCCGCAGGCAGCCGTTGCTGCGGTACTGTGCGCCGCCCTGATTAATTTCTTCAGTTAA